Proteins from a genomic interval of Salmo salar chromosome ssa14, Ssal_v3.1, whole genome shotgun sequence:
- the LOC106570599 gene encoding sodium/potassium-transporting ATPase subunit beta-1-interacting protein 1 isoform X2, which produces MGKCDGRVTLVAICSLQLMAALQRQVFDFLGYQWAPILANFLHIMAVILGIFGTVQFRSRYLILYAVWLVLWVGWNSFIICFYLEVGHLSQVREDRDFLMTFNTSLHRSWWMEHGPGCLVTPVLDSRIAPDDHHVITVSGCLLDYQYIEVLSAALQVLLALFGFVYACYLSKVFQDDEDSFDFIGGFESYGYQPPQKTSHLQLQPLYT; this is translated from the exons ATGGGGAAGTGTGACGGGAGAGTTACGCTGGTGGCGATATGTTCACTGCAGCTg ATGGCAGCgctccagagacaggtgtttgacTTCCTGGGTTACCAGTGGGCTCCTATCCTGGCCAACTTCCTCCACATCATGGCCGTCATACTGGGGATCTTTGGGACAGTGCAGTTCAGATCCCGCTACCTCATattg TATGCGGTGTGGTTAGTGCTGTGGGTGGGATGGAACTCCTTCATCATCTGTTTCTACCTTGAGGTGGGACACTTGTCTCAGgtaagagag gacAGGGACTTCCTGATGACGTTCAACACGTCGCTGCATCGGTCCTGGTGGATGGAGCACGGCCCTGGTTGCCTAGTAACGCCGGTGTTGGACTCCCGCATCGCCCCTGACGACCACCATGTCATCACCGTCTCCGGCTGTCTCCTTGACTACCAGTACATTGAGGTGCTGAGTGCCGCGCTCCAGGTCCTACTGGCT CTCTTTGGCTTTGTGTATGCCTGCTATTTGAGCAAAGTCTTCCAGGATGACGAGGATAGCT ttgaTTTCATTGGTGGCTTTGAATCCTATGGTTACCAGCCTCCTCAGAAGACCTCCCACCTCCAACTGCAGCCCCTCTACACGTAG
- the LOC106570599 gene encoding sodium/potassium-transporting ATPase subunit beta-1-interacting protein 1 isoform X1, with amino-acid sequence MGKCDGRVTLVAICSLQLMAALQRQVFDFLGYQWAPILANFLHIMAVILGIFGTVQFRSRYLILYAVWLVLWVGWNSFIICFYLEVGHLSQVREDRDFLMTFNTSLHRSWWMEHGPGCLVTPVLDSRIAPDDHHVITVSGCLLDYQYIEVLSAALQVLLALFGFVYACYLSKVFQDDEDSFDFIGGFESYGYQPPQKTSHLQLQPLYTAG; translated from the exons ATGGGGAAGTGTGACGGGAGAGTTACGCTGGTGGCGATATGTTCACTGCAGCTg ATGGCAGCgctccagagacaggtgtttgacTTCCTGGGTTACCAGTGGGCTCCTATCCTGGCCAACTTCCTCCACATCATGGCCGTCATACTGGGGATCTTTGGGACAGTGCAGTTCAGATCCCGCTACCTCATattg TATGCGGTGTGGTTAGTGCTGTGGGTGGGATGGAACTCCTTCATCATCTGTTTCTACCTTGAGGTGGGACACTTGTCTCAGgtaagagag gacAGGGACTTCCTGATGACGTTCAACACGTCGCTGCATCGGTCCTGGTGGATGGAGCACGGCCCTGGTTGCCTAGTAACGCCGGTGTTGGACTCCCGCATCGCCCCTGACGACCACCATGTCATCACCGTCTCCGGCTGTCTCCTTGACTACCAGTACATTGAGGTGCTGAGTGCCGCGCTCCAGGTCCTACTGGCT CTCTTTGGCTTTGTGTATGCCTGCTATTTGAGCAAAGTCTTCCAGGATGACGAGGATAGCT ttgaTTTCATTGGTGGCTTTGAATCCTATGGTTACCAGCCTCCTCAGAAGACCTCCCACCTCCAACTGCAGCCCCTCTACAC ggccGGGTAG
- the LOC106570599 gene encoding sodium/potassium-transporting ATPase subunit beta-1-interacting protein 1 isoform X3, whose amino-acid sequence MGKCDGRVTLVAICSLQLMAALQRQVFDFLGYQWAPILANFLHIMAVILGIFGTVQFRSRYLILYAVWLVLWVGWNSFIICFYLEVGHLSQDRDFLMTFNTSLHRSWWMEHGPGCLVTPVLDSRIAPDDHHVITVSGCLLDYQYIEVLSAALQVLLALFGFVYACYLSKVFQDDEDSFDFIGGFESYGYQPPQKTSHLQLQPLYTAG is encoded by the exons ATGGGGAAGTGTGACGGGAGAGTTACGCTGGTGGCGATATGTTCACTGCAGCTg ATGGCAGCgctccagagacaggtgtttgacTTCCTGGGTTACCAGTGGGCTCCTATCCTGGCCAACTTCCTCCACATCATGGCCGTCATACTGGGGATCTTTGGGACAGTGCAGTTCAGATCCCGCTACCTCATattg TATGCGGTGTGGTTAGTGCTGTGGGTGGGATGGAACTCCTTCATCATCTGTTTCTACCTTGAGGTGGGACACTTGTCTCAG gacAGGGACTTCCTGATGACGTTCAACACGTCGCTGCATCGGTCCTGGTGGATGGAGCACGGCCCTGGTTGCCTAGTAACGCCGGTGTTGGACTCCCGCATCGCCCCTGACGACCACCATGTCATCACCGTCTCCGGCTGTCTCCTTGACTACCAGTACATTGAGGTGCTGAGTGCCGCGCTCCAGGTCCTACTGGCT CTCTTTGGCTTTGTGTATGCCTGCTATTTGAGCAAAGTCTTCCAGGATGACGAGGATAGCT ttgaTTTCATTGGTGGCTTTGAATCCTATGGTTACCAGCCTCCTCAGAAGACCTCCCACCTCCAACTGCAGCCCCTCTACAC ggccGGGTAG